The following proteins are encoded in a genomic region of [Eubacterium] hominis:
- a CDS encoding PD-(D/E)XK nuclease domain-containing protein — protein sequence MYMIFICSYFQNAKDTDFENLYNAFETANEKLFTTTYRNILETLPSSFDLKDENSYHMMVLGLCAWMRNIYEVESNREEGLGRGDIVLIAKRNDIPSYVLEFKYSKEECDLDQLANVAIQQIIYKKYDMKLKDKIIYIGLAHHKKSVKVKWINKD from the coding sequence ATGTACATGATTTTTATCTGTTCCTATTTCCAAAATGCAAAAGATACAGATTTTGAAAATCTTTATAATGCATTTGAAACAGCAAATGAAAAATTATTTACAACAACGTATAGGAATATTTTGGAAACTTTACCATCATCATTTGATTTGAAAGATGAGAATAGTTATCACATGATGGTCTTAGGATTATGTGCATGGATGAGAAATATTTATGAAGTAGAAAGTAATCGTGAAGAAGGATTAGGCAGAGGAGATATTGTATTAATTGCAAAAAGAAATGATATTCCTTCTTATGTTTTAGAATTCAAATATTCTAAAGAAGAATGTGATTTAGATCAGTTAGCAAATGTTGCTATTCAACAAATCATTTATAAGAAATATGATATGAAATTAAAGGATAAAATCATTTACATTGGACTTGCACATCATAAAAAGAGTGTAAAAGTTAAATGGATTAATAAAGATTAA
- the tnpA gene encoding IS200/IS605 family transposase, translated as MSAAQIIKTVKNITAKEIYKRFPEVKEKLWGGQFWSDGYYVSTVGQHGNEKVIQEYVKKQGTEKEYEQLLKQEQLDLFE; from the coding sequence TTGAGTGCAGCACAGATAATAAAAACAGTAAAAAATATAACAGCAAAAGAAATATATAAAAGATTTCCGGAAGTTAAAGAAAAATTATGGGGAGGGCAATTTTGGAGTGATGGATATTATGTAAGTACAGTAGGACAACATGGAAATGAAAAAGTAATACAGGAGTATGTAAAAAAACAAGGAACAGAGAAAGAATATGAGCAATTACTGAAGCAGGAGCAATTAGACTTGTTTGAGTGA
- a CDS encoding 4Fe-4S dicluster domain-containing protein, producing the protein MKEYPKLYNLKENCCGCTACASICPKECIYMEFDDEGFMYPRVDYNKCINCYMCKSVCPFKVMEGINGNVKNYV; encoded by the coding sequence ATGAAAGAATATCCAAAATTGTACAATTTAAAAGAAAATTGTTGTGGATGTACTGCTTGTGCAAGTATTTGTCCTAAAGAGTGTATATACATGGAATTTGATGATGAAGGATTCATGTATCCTAGAGTGGATTATAATAAATGTATAAACTGCTATATGTGTAAAAGTGTTTGTCCTTTCAAGGTTATGGAAGGAATAAACGGGAATGTGAAGAATTATGTGTAA